In Allocoprobacillus halotolerans, a genomic segment contains:
- a CDS encoding HAD family hydrolase: MKKAVIFDMDGLMIDSERVTYNEYVKKLEQLGHFDFTEELYKNCLGKNKQGICQVFIDHYGDDFPMDEVWDDVHVWIDESLRAYVPKKKGLEELLKYLKDNQYKTIVATSSGRTRVDEILKNANLTEYFDDSICGDEVTHGKPHPEIFLTACQKLGVTPQEALVLEDSEAGIVAAYDGHIDVICVPDMKYPEPQFVEKVTKIVDSLDQVIDYLKDDIIDD, translated from the coding sequence ATGAAAAAAGCAGTCATATTTGATATGGATGGTTTGATGATTGATAGTGAAAGAGTGACTTATAATGAATATGTAAAAAAATTAGAACAATTAGGTCATTTTGATTTTACTGAAGAACTTTATAAGAATTGTTTAGGTAAAAACAAGCAAGGTATCTGCCAGGTTTTTATTGATCATTATGGAGATGATTTTCCAATGGATGAAGTATGGGATGATGTGCATGTTTGGATTGATGAAAGTTTAAGAGCTTATGTACCTAAGAAAAAAGGATTGGAAGAATTATTAAAATACTTAAAGGACAATCAATATAAAACAATTGTAGCTACTTCAAGTGGCAGAACACGTGTTGATGAAATTTTGAAAAATGCCAATTTAACAGAATATTTTGATGATTCTATTTGTGGAGATGAAGTGACGCATGGAAAACCTCATCCAGAAATCTTTTTAACAGCTTGTCAAAAATTAGGTGTGACACCACAAGAAGCGTTGGTTTTAGAAGACAGTGAAGCTGGTATTGTGGCAGCTTATGATGGTCATATTGATGTCATTTGTGTACCAGATATGAAATATCCTGAACCACAGTTTGTGGAAAAAGTAACTAAAATAGTGGATTCATTAGATCAAGTGATTGATTATTTAAAAGATGATATTATTGATGATTAA
- a CDS encoding MATE family efflux transporter, whose product MITIITAFTNLFGRGGAPLASIKMGEKREDIAEKILGNCFCSLVISSVIIMLILLFFGDKILLLFGASENTLPYAMDYMRIYSLGTVFVQLSVGLNYFINTQGYAKYGMLTLLIGGILNIILDPIFIFVLHMDVAGAAIATVISQFVSCVWVMKFLLGKKTTIKIKKEHLKLDLDIMKKVLGLGFSPFL is encoded by the coding sequence GTGATTACAATTATTACCGCCTTTACAAATTTATTTGGGCGTGGTGGAGCACCCTTAGCGTCAATCAAAATGGGTGAAAAAAGAGAAGATATTGCTGAAAAAATATTAGGAAACTGCTTTTGTAGTTTGGTTATTTCTTCCGTTATCATTATGTTAATTTTGTTGTTTTTTGGGGATAAAATATTATTGCTTTTTGGAGCAAGTGAAAATACATTACCATATGCTATGGATTATATGCGTATTTATAGTTTGGGAACAGTGTTTGTACAATTAAGTGTTGGATTAAACTATTTTATTAATACCCAAGGTTATGCGAAATATGGTATGTTGACATTATTAATTGGTGGTATCTTAAACATTATTCTTGATCCAATTTTTATCTTTGTATTGCACATGGATGTTGCTGGAGCAGCCATTGCGACTGTGATTTCACAGTTTGTATCATGTGTCTGGGTCATGAAATTTTTATTAGGAAAAAAGACAACAATAAAGATAAAAAAAGAACATCTTAAATTAGATTTAGATATTATGAAAAAAGTGCTGGGTTTAGGTTTCTCTCCTTTTTTATGA
- the rsmG gene encoding 16S rRNA (guanine(527)-N(7))-methyltransferase RsmG, with the protein MNQEQFINILESKGISLSSKQKEQFEIYYQTLVEWNEKMNLTAITQKEDVYLKHFYDSLTISFDYDLNNQSLCDVGAGAGFPSIPLKIVYPDLKITIVDSLSKRITFLKHLFQVLDLKDVEAVSARAEEYALKHRESFDIVTARAVARLNILDELCLPLVKVGGDFITLKGLKAKEELNEAKQGIEKLGGKVVKEESFTLTDENDHRCNIYIHKVKNTPSKYPRDFSRIKKKPL; encoded by the coding sequence ATGAATCAGGAACAATTTATCAATATACTTGAAAGTAAAGGTATATCTTTATCATCAAAACAAAAAGAACAATTTGAAATCTATTATCAAACATTAGTTGAATGGAATGAAAAAATGAATTTAACAGCAATTACTCAAAAAGAAGATGTTTATTTAAAGCATTTTTATGATTCATTAACGATTTCATTTGATTATGATTTAAACAATCAATCATTATGTGATGTTGGAGCAGGAGCAGGTTTTCCATCTATTCCTTTAAAGATTGTTTATCCCGATTTAAAAATAACAATTGTTGATTCGCTTTCTAAACGTATTACATTTTTAAAACATTTATTTCAAGTTTTAGATTTAAAAGATGTAGAAGCTGTGTCTGCCAGAGCCGAAGAATATGCTTTAAAACATCGTGAGTCATTTGATATTGTTACAGCAAGAGCTGTTGCGAGATTAAATATCTTAGATGAACTATGTTTACCACTTGTTAAAGTGGGAGGAGATTTTATTACTTTAAAAGGACTAAAAGCTAAGGAAGAATTAAATGAAGCTAAACAAGGTATTGAAAAACTTGGTGGAAAAGTTGTGAAAGAAGAAAGTTTTACATTAACAGATGAAAACGATCATCGTTGTAATATTTATATACATAAAGTAAAAAATACACCATCAAAATATCCAAGAGATTTTAGTAGGATTAAAAAGAAGCCATTATAA
- a CDS encoding HAD family hydrolase, which produces MLKALASDIDNTLFFRNQIPHIALEDIQAIKDFQQQGHLFGLCSGRPYQGVVHLSKDIHPDFYIISSGALILDHNLQIIYEKIISKHTLAQLFHQYVNQALIIIQSANHKVYKTSKEFQDDDCEIISSNDDIMQPAYGISLVFPDEKTAYQETKRINQIYHDVQEFQNVDSIDIVALGCSKDNALKIIKNKYAIDLLAGIGDSYNDLSMLMNVDIPITFTHAPKVLQDLAKYHVESVAEALIKL; this is translated from the coding sequence ATGTTAAAAGCTTTGGCAAGTGATATTGATAACACACTCTTTTTCCGTAATCAAATACCACATATTGCTTTAGAAGACATTCAAGCTATCAAAGATTTTCAACAACAGGGACATCTTTTTGGCTTATGTAGTGGACGTCCCTATCAAGGCGTTGTTCACTTATCAAAAGATATTCATCCTGATTTTTATATTATCTCAAGTGGTGCCCTTATATTAGATCATAATCTACAAATCATTTATGAAAAAATTATTTCAAAACATACTCTTGCACAATTATTTCATCAATATGTTAATCAGGCTCTTATTATCATTCAATCAGCTAATCATAAAGTTTATAAAACAAGCAAAGAATTTCAGGATGATGACTGTGAAATCATTTCTTCTAACGATGATATCATGCAACCTGCCTATGGCATATCTCTTGTATTTCCAGATGAAAAAACAGCTTATCAAGAAACAAAAAGAATTAATCAGATTTACCATGATGTTCAAGAATTCCAAAATGTTGATTCTATTGATATTGTTGCCTTAGGATGTTCTAAAGATAACGCATTAAAGATAATCAAAAATAAGTATGCAATTGACTTATTAGCTGGTATTGGCGATTCATATAATGATTTATCCATGTTAATGAATGTAGATATTCCTATTACTTTTACTCATGCTCCTAAAGTATTACAAGACCTTGCGAAGTACCATGTTGAAAGTGTTGCTGAAGCACTCATAAAATTATAA
- a CDS encoding glutathione peroxidase, with translation MNLYDIEVMNSHHQKESLSQYKGQVLLIVNTATECEFTEQYDHLEDLYEKYHDQGFTILDFPCNQFGEQAPGTMEEIMSFCADTYGVSFPQFAKIDVNGSLESPVYTYLKEHQNPQLSKRIEWNFTKFLLDRDGHVIERFEPLVTPYEIEDEIIKLL, from the coding sequence ATGAATTTATATGATATAGAAGTGATGAATAGTCATCATCAAAAAGAATCTTTATCTCAATACAAAGGTCAAGTTCTTTTAATCGTGAATACAGCTACAGAATGTGAATTTACTGAACAATATGATCATTTAGAAGATTTATATGAAAAATATCATGATCAAGGATTCACGATTCTTGATTTCCCATGTAATCAATTTGGTGAACAAGCACCAGGCACGATGGAAGAAATCATGTCTTTTTGCGCTGATACTTATGGCGTCAGTTTCCCTCAATTTGCCAAGATTGATGTTAATGGTTCTTTGGAATCTCCAGTATACACATATCTTAAAGAACATCAAAATCCTCAATTATCAAAACGAATTGAATGGAATTTTACAAAATTCTTATTAGATAGAGATGGACATGTGATAGAAAGATTTGAACCACTGGTGACACCGTATGAAATCGAAGATGAAATTATAAAATTATTATAA
- a CDS encoding Rpn family recombination-promoting nuclease/putative transposase, whose translation MSMQTDHIIKDFFKDTSRFADLMNAILYGGQDVIKPDELQVMDSNEIFVGNYISKERRRDTIMLWKGKEAQAILALEAQNQVDFTMVSRTLLYDALTYNMQDKKSKNHMLPYVMSIVLFHGEGKWTAKTSLLERVNIPEGIKHESNDWKMNVIDIKDLDYHLLKNEDNHNVVKAVGKIWRKEKEDFKGMKVSKAAPRVIAILTEKFDILDLVEGDEETVAMWSFWQDIEDSGFQKGKQEGIQEGKLGLVISLLKNALGKLSPELTVRIEKSTEEELFNIAIHISDIHNENDVYQMLS comes from the coding sequence ATGAGCATGCAAACAGATCACATCATTAAGGATTTCTTCAAGGACACCAGTCGTTTTGCTGACTTGATGAATGCTATTTTATATGGTGGTCAGGATGTCATTAAACCTGATGAACTACAAGTCATGGATTCCAATGAGATCTTTGTAGGCAATTATATCTCCAAGGAACGTAGACGTGATACCATTATGTTGTGGAAAGGAAAAGAGGCACAGGCTATTCTTGCGTTGGAGGCACAGAATCAGGTTGACTTTACAATGGTGTCAAGAACACTTCTCTATGATGCATTGACTTATAATATGCAGGATAAAAAATCCAAGAACCATATGCTTCCATATGTCATGAGTATTGTCTTGTTTCATGGTGAAGGAAAATGGACAGCCAAGACATCCTTGTTGGAAAGAGTCAATATTCCTGAAGGCATCAAGCATGAAAGCAATGACTGGAAGATGAATGTGATTGACATCAAGGACTTGGATTATCACCTACTCAAAAATGAGGACAATCATAATGTTGTCAAAGCAGTAGGGAAGATATGGAGAAAAGAGAAAGAAGATTTTAAAGGAATGAAAGTATCAAAAGCGGCTCCAAGAGTGATAGCGATACTTACAGAAAAATTTGATATTTTGGATTTAGTGGAGGGAGATGAAGAAACAGTGGCAATGTGGTCATTTTGGCAGGACATTGAAGATTCGGGATTTCAAAAAGGAAAACAAGAAGGTATTCAAGAAGGTAAATTGGGATTAGTTATTTCACTACTTAAAAATGCATTAGGAAAACTTAGTCCTGAATTAACAGTAAGAATAGAAAAAAGTACTGAGGAAGAATTGTTTAATATTGCAATACACATATCAGATATACATAATGAAAATGATGTTTATCAAATGCTTAGTTAG
- a CDS encoding MATE family efflux transporter, whose protein sequence is MTATEGILQLSFNRQLLFFGGDLAVSSMTIMLSMNQILQLPMEGIAQGTQPIISYNFGAKKYDRVKKAISLAMKVSLIYSIIGVLSMEFFPEMFVNLFANDPQLVTLASTMLKVYIFGFIIMGANSTYQQTYTSLGFGKRAFFFAFYRKIILLIPLIYILPHFISDGVFAVMLAEPLSDLITTITNTFAFRSFMHKHLNYHDAT, encoded by the coding sequence ATGACTGCGACTGAAGGGATATTACAACTTTCATTTAATCGTCAATTGTTATTCTTTGGAGGAGATTTAGCTGTCAGTTCAATGACGATTATGTTGTCTATGAATCAAATTTTACAATTACCAATGGAAGGCATTGCGCAAGGTACACAACCGATTATTAGCTATAATTTTGGTGCAAAAAAATATGATCGTGTCAAAAAAGCAATTTCACTAGCAATGAAAGTATCATTGATTTATTCAATCATTGGGGTATTATCAATGGAGTTTTTTCCAGAAATGTTTGTAAATCTATTTGCTAATGATCCGCAACTCGTAACTCTGGCAAGTACGATGTTGAAAGTTTATATTTTTGGGTTCATTATTATGGGAGCTAATTCAACCTATCAACAAACATATACTTCTTTAGGTTTTGGAAAAAGAGCGTTCTTCTTTGCTTTTTATCGTAAGATTATCTTACTCATTCCTTTGATTTATATTCTTCCTCATTTCATTTCTGATGGTGTTTTTGCAGTTATGTTAGCTGAACCTTTGTCAGATTTAATCACAACAATCACCAATACGTTTGCATTCCGTTCATTTATGCATAAACATTTAAATTATCATGATGCCACATGA
- a CDS encoding CoA-binding protein, translating into MNPKEILEKYYHFAVVGVTPNQEKYGYKIFKRLLDKGYQTYGVSPIYQNIEDYVTYPTLEAIDHPIDVVVFVVSPKYAYDYVDEMSGIGVRYAWMQPGTYDDQLLQYMKDQGITPILACILVETE; encoded by the coding sequence ATGAATCCTAAAGAAATATTAGAAAAGTATTATCATTTTGCAGTTGTGGGAGTAACTCCTAATCAAGAAAAATATGGTTATAAAATATTTAAACGTTTATTAGACAAAGGTTATCAGACTTATGGTGTTTCTCCTATTTATCAAAATATAGAAGATTATGTAACTTATCCAACATTAGAAGCCATTGATCATCCTATTGATGTTGTGGTTTTTGTTGTGAGTCCTAAATATGCATATGATTATGTTGATGAAATGTCTGGTATTGGTGTACGTTATGCATGGATGCAACCAGGAACTTATGACGATCAATTATTACAATATATGAAAGATCAAGGTATCACACCTATTCTTGCTTGTATTTTAGTGGAAACAGAATAA
- a CDS encoding DeoR family transcriptional regulator, giving the protein MFAKERQDAIIEQLNQKGSVKVKDLSLKYQVTEDCIRKDLALLEKRAC; this is encoded by the coding sequence ATGTTTGCAAAAGAAAGACAGGATGCGATTATTGAACAGTTAAATCAAAAGGGTAGTGTTAAAGTCAAGGATTTGAGCTTAAAATATCAGGTTACAGAAGATTGTATTCGTAAAGATTTGGCTTTATTAGAAAAAAGGGCTTGTTGA
- a CDS encoding MarR family winged helix-turn-helix transcriptional regulator, with product MKVQTKQGEKKYFSLAMYPYIIKKYNSLFEDLLKEYQMTQVEIDVLAFLANNPEYNHAQDIVNVRGISKGHVSLAIEKLVKRGFITRNPDPANRRCNILYVEDSANKLVKQIQDIQHQFDEMSFQDISQDELIQYHQTLQKIYQNLGGGQYE from the coding sequence ATGAAAGTGCAAACAAAGCAGGGAGAAAAGAAGTATTTTTCACTAGCAATGTATCCTTATATTATAAAAAAATATAATTCATTATTTGAAGATTTGTTAAAGGAATATCAAATGACACAAGTAGAAATTGATGTTCTTGCCTTTTTAGCTAACAATCCTGAGTATAATCATGCTCAAGATATTGTCAATGTTCGTGGAATTTCTAAAGGACATGTTTCATTAGCTATCGAAAAATTAGTGAAACGAGGATTCATCACAAGAAATCCTGATCCAGCTAATAGACGTTGTAATATTTTGTATGTGGAAGACTCAGCCAATAAACTTGTCAAACAAATTCAAGATATTCAACATCAGTTTGATGAAATGTCTTTTCAAGATATTTCACAAGATGAATTAATACAGTATCATCAGACTTTACAAAAAATTTATCAGAATTTAGGAGGGGGACAATATGAATGA
- a CDS encoding glycoside hydrolase family 32 protein codes for MKPKIHFTAPYHWINDPNGLIYYQGNYHIFYQHFPYENFWGTMHWGHATSKDLLHFKHHPIALYPSCYDDRNGCFSGSAIEKDGKMYLYYTAIRYAKENPEYVHVQYSDDDLIASQYLMVSDDGFHFDHKSGKQKIIDVMTDPQLGDIRHTRDPKVWKMKNGKYGLIIGSKIPSDTDYCGEVLLYESEDAIHFTYKNRYKDDSIGNMWECPDLIEIKGQYFMIFSPEHFHQPKPDSVAIIMPVSFDEETMTITKQGDYMYLDYGLDLYAPQTFFDENHQRTMLAWMRMREPIPNESWIGLYILPRQFDYRDGHVYQMVHPHINQYFNQKANEVTLSQPFYMHVKMHKDSQIDFGGMKLYIQDDCLCCDRQAVSIQHEKVCNINKTPVLNGQYDLEIYYDYHIFEIFINGGYYVLSQVVYDLKPSIHYHRVEMIEMKLHSRQDE; via the coding sequence ATGAAACCTAAAATACATTTTACAGCACCTTATCATTGGATTAATGATCCTAATGGATTGATTTATTATCAAGGCAATTATCATATTTTTTATCAACATTTTCCTTATGAGAATTTTTGGGGAACAATGCATTGGGGACATGCGACAAGCAAAGATTTATTACATTTCAAACATCATCCCATTGCCTTATATCCTTCATGTTATGATGATCGTAATGGCTGTTTTTCCGGATCAGCTATTGAAAAAGATGGAAAAATGTATCTTTATTATACAGCTATTCGTTATGCGAAAGAGAATCCTGAATATGTTCATGTTCAATATAGTGATGATGATTTAATTGCTTCACAATATTTGATGGTCAGTGATGATGGTTTCCATTTTGACCATAAAAGTGGAAAACAGAAAATTATAGATGTGATGACTGATCCACAGTTAGGCGATATACGTCATACAAGAGATCCTAAAGTTTGGAAAATGAAAAATGGAAAATATGGATTAATTATTGGCAGCAAGATACCAAGTGATACAGATTATTGTGGTGAAGTTTTATTATATGAAAGTGAAGATGCCATTCATTTTACATATAAGAATCGCTATAAAGATGACAGTATTGGTAATATGTGGGAGTGTCCAGATTTAATTGAAATCAAAGGACAGTATTTTATGATTTTCTCACCTGAACATTTTCATCAACCAAAACCAGATAGTGTTGCAATTATTATGCCTGTTAGTTTTGATGAAGAAACAATGACAATCACCAAACAAGGAGATTATATGTATTTGGATTATGGTTTAGATTTATATGCACCCCAGACATTTTTTGATGAAAATCATCAACGTACAATGTTAGCATGGATGCGTATGCGAGAACCAATACCAAATGAATCATGGATAGGATTATATATATTACCAAGACAATTTGATTATCGTGATGGTCATGTTTATCAAATGGTTCATCCTCATATCAATCAATATTTTAATCAAAAGGCGAATGAAGTGACGCTATCACAGCCATTTTATATGCATGTTAAAATGCATAAAGATAGTCAAATTGATTTTGGTGGTATGAAACTTTATATTCAAGATGATTGCTTGTGTTGTGATCGTCAAGCAGTATCCATCCAACATGAAAAGGTTTGTAATATTAATAAGACACCAGTTTTAAACGGGCAATATGATTTAGAAATCTATTATGATTATCATATTTTTGAAATCTTTATCAATGGTGGATATTATGTTTTAAGTCAAGTTGTTTATGATTTAAAACCATCAATTCATTATCATCGTGTTGAAATGATAGAAATGAAATTACATTCAAGACAAGATGAATAG
- a CDS encoding zinc ribbon domain-containing protein yields MRCDVCDTKIPPGSNICPNCGYRVRESSTATHKQTISTEYPESEVFKDKRKRKFKVNQETLFKTTRQTTKYIYVIIFIIVLSFAMPLIGAFLFDSQTSSNNAFSTEDVSGESLQEGMDSGYDDGTMQIALDYKDELMSFFNDELLFEDIDSRENYYIFDDDLITHINVYGYESTLSLTVSLQFQQQQPQHQVVVLSWNNQGSIQNNPISIDSKKLEKINDKFDVDIVGVIDEYKSKLEVDEEDQTRYVVSEYNDDRDIYFSETVEEDESFVYLSIGKDIEH; encoded by the coding sequence ATGCGATGTGATGTATGTGATACAAAAATTCCACCAGGATCGAATATTTGTCCAAATTGTGGCTATCGTGTTAGAGAAAGTTCAACAGCTACTCATAAACAAACAATATCTACTGAATATCCTGAATCAGAGGTTTTTAAGGATAAACGTAAAAGAAAGTTTAAAGTGAATCAAGAAACTTTGTTTAAAACGACACGACAAACAACAAAGTATATATATGTGATAATTTTTATTATTGTTTTAAGTTTTGCGATGCCATTGATAGGAGCTTTTCTTTTTGATTCACAAACGAGTTCGAATAATGCGTTTTCCACAGAAGATGTAAGTGGTGAGTCATTACAAGAAGGGATGGACAGTGGCTATGATGATGGCACGATGCAAATAGCATTAGATTATAAAGATGAATTAATGTCGTTCTTTAATGATGAATTGTTGTTTGAAGATATAGATTCAAGAGAAAACTATTATATATTTGATGATGATTTAATAACTCATATTAATGTCTATGGCTATGAGAGTACATTAAGTTTAACGGTTTCTCTTCAATTTCAACAACAACAACCTCAACATCAGGTTGTGGTACTGTCATGGAATAATCAAGGAAGTATTCAAAACAATCCAATAAGTATTGATTCAAAGAAACTAGAAAAAATTAATGATAAGTTTGATGTTGATATTGTTGGAGTGATTGATGAGTACAAATCCAAATTAGAAGTTGATGAAGAAGATCAAACACGTTATGTGGTAAGTGAATATAATGATGATAGGGATATTTATTTTAGTGAAACTGTAGAAGAAGATGAAAGTTTTGTTTATTTATCTATAGGGAAAGACATTGAACATTGA
- a CDS encoding DeoR/GlpR family DNA-binding transcription regulator — protein MSLRTNPHLYSSVQRKDMNDEERQMLAKKAVSLLKDEDTIYLDISRTNVEIAKILTTSNLSVHVITNMIEILDVLRNHPHISVVLIGGELNKERDGFWGGLSMKIVQSFKFDVAFLGVVGVDLQQGKMSTYYVDDGLMKQQIITQSQRSYLLCEQRKLREDGQFIYGDLSEVDGIVLASSLHEDEQNLLNEYGVEIV, from the coding sequence ATGAGTTTACGTACCAATCCTCATTTGTATAGCAGTGTTCAACGTAAAGATATGAATGATGAAGAAAGACAGATGCTTGCTAAAAAAGCCGTTTCTTTATTGAAAGATGAAGATACGATTTACTTGGATATTTCGAGAACAAATGTTGAAATTGCAAAAATATTAACGACTTCCAATCTTTCAGTACATGTAATCACAAATATGATTGAAATATTAGATGTTTTAAGAAATCATCCACATATATCAGTTGTTCTTATTGGTGGTGAATTGAATAAGGAACGAGATGGATTCTGGGGTGGATTGTCTATGAAAATTGTTCAAAGTTTTAAGTTTGATGTTGCATTTTTAGGGGTTGTAGGTGTGGATCTTCAGCAGGGTAAGATGTCTACTTATTATGTTGATGATGGTTTGATGAAACAGCAGATTATAACACAAAGTCAAAGAAGTTATCTTTTGTGTGAACAAAGAAAATTAAGAGAAGATGGTCAGTTTATTTATGGTGATTTATCTGAGGTAGATGGAATCGTTTTAGCAAGTTCGTTACATGAAGATGAACAAAATCTCTTGAATGAGTATGGTGTAGAAATTGTCTAG